From a single Leucoraja erinacea ecotype New England chromosome 38, Leri_hhj_1, whole genome shotgun sequence genomic region:
- the LOC129714045 gene encoding vasodilator-stimulated phosphoprotein-like, with the protein MSETSICQARATVMIYDDANKKWVPAGTGTQVFSRVHIYHNPGSNTFRVVGRKIQQDQQVVINCPIAKGLKYNQATPSFHQWRDMRQVWGLNFGSKEDAMLFANGMQHALEVLEGTASAGNATMRAVNNGPTAEELEQQRRQQLEQQQKQEQLEREQQERRNAAAAPPAPTPHLPVHSRLFLLPPCRRKVTDKPAPKKEDEPSQDANSATKTSTLSSSESMKKPWERNSSTLSRGSSSMKNPESPTSPSNVFQPRVKAPQSANELSSDDSEVDRMKQELLEEVKKELQKVKDEIIEAVREEMRRLTS; encoded by the exons TGAGACCAGTATCTGCCAAGCCCGAGCCACTGTGATGATCTACGATGATGCCAACAAGAAGTGGGTCCCAGCGGGGACCGGGACCCAGGTCTTCAGCCGTGTCCACATCTACCACAACCCCGGCAGCAACACCTTCCGTGTGGTGGGGCGCAAGATTCAGCAGGACCAGCAG gtggtGATCAACTGCCCGATTGCCAAGGGCCTGAAGTATAACCAGGCCACACCGAGCTTCCACCAGTGGAGGGACATGCGACAGGTGTGGGGACTGAACTTTGGCAGCAAGGAAGATGCCATGCTCTTCGCCAACGGAATGCAACATGCGCTGGAGGTACTCGAAGGTACAGCGAGCGCCG GCAACGCCACCATGCGAGCCGTCAACAATGGGCCCACCGCTGAGGAGCTGGAGCAGCAGCGCAG gcaacAGCTGgaacagcagcagaaacaggAACAGCTGGAGCGGGAACAACAGGAGCGACGCAATGCAG CCGCTGCTCCACCCGC ACCGACACCTCATCTCCCCGTCCACTCACGtttgttccttctccccccctgcaGGCGGAAAGTTACGGACAAACCGGCCCCAAAGAAGGAGGACGAGCCAAGC CAAGATGCCAACTCAGCCACGAAAACCTCCACTCTCTCCAGCAGCG AATCTATGAAGAAACCCTGGGAGCGGAACTCTTCGACTCTGTCCAG AGGGAGTTCCTCGATGAAGAACCCGGAGTCTCCGACCAGCCCGTCCAATGTGTTTCAGCCTAG GGTGAAAGCTCCTCAGAGCGCCAATGAGCTGAGCTCGGACGACAGCGAGGTGGATCGGATGAAGCAG GAGCTGCTGGAAGAAgtgaagaaggaattgcagaaagTGAAAGATGAGATTATTGAAG CTGTGCGGGAAGAGATGAGACGCCTGACCTCATAG